The following proteins are encoded in a genomic region of Oryctolagus cuniculus chromosome 6, mOryCun1.1, whole genome shotgun sequence:
- the SCX gene encoding basic helix-loop-helix transcription factor scleraxis, protein MLRSAPPGRYLYPEVSPLSEDEDRGSESSGSDEKPCRVHAARCGLQGTRRRPGGRRAGAGGPGAGGRPGREPRQRHTANARERDRTNSVNTAFTALRTLIPTEPADRKLSKIETLRLASSYISHLGNVLLAGEACGDGQPCHAGPAFFHAARAGSPPPPARDAENAQPKQICTFCLSSQRKLSKDRDRKTAIRS, encoded by the exons ATGCTGCGCTCGGCGCCGCCGGGCCGCTACCTGTACCCCGAGGTGAGCCCGCTGTCGGAGGACGAGGACCGCGGCAGCGAGAGCTCGGGATCCGACGAGAAACCCTGCCGCGTGCacgcggcgcgctgcggcctccAGGGCACCCGGCGCAGGCCCGGGGGCCGGCGGGCAGGGGCcggcgggccgggggccgggggccggccgGGCCGCGAGCCCCGGCAGCGGCACACGGCGAACGCGCGCGAGCGGGACCGCACCAACAGCGTGAACACGGCCTTCACGGCGCTGCGCACGCTCATCCCCACCGAGCCGGCCGACCGCAAGCTGTCCAAGATCGAGACGCTGCGCCTGGCCTCCAGCTACATCTCGCACCTGGGCAACGTGCTGCTGGCCGGCGAGGCCTGCGGCGACGGGCAGCCGTGCCACGCGGGGCCTGCCTTCTTCCACGCAGCGCGCGCGGGCAGCCCGCCGCCCCCCGCTCGCGACGCCGAGAACGCGCAGCCCAAACAGATCTGCACCTTCTGCCTGAGCAGCCAGAGGAAGCTG AGCAAGGACCGAGACAGGAAGACTGCGATACGGAGTTAG